A window of Marinobacter sp. es.042 genomic DNA:
GGGAACTGGCGATGCAGATCGCGAAAGATGCTGAGCAACTGTGCCAGCATACCGGTCACAACGTAGTAACCGTTGTCGGTGGCATGAACTATGACAAGCAGCGCGATCAGTTGCAGAATGAGATCGTCGACATCCTGGTTGCTACCCCGGGCCGTCTGATCGATTTTCTCGGATCCCAGGACGTGTTTCTGGACCAGCTCGACATCCTGATCCTTGATGAGGCTGATCGCATGCTGGACATGGGCTTCATTCCCGATGTGAAGCGCATTATCCGCAAATGCACACCCAAAGAGGAGCGCCAGACTCTGCTGTTCAGTGCCACGTTCAACCAGGACGTGCTGAACCTCGCCTCCATGTGGACGAGCAACGCGGAGTTTGTCGAAATTGAGCCGGAGCAGAAAACGGCGGAGCGGGTTGAACAGACCGTCTACCTGGTGGGCGACGATGAAAAGCTGCCGGTGCTCGTCAATTTCCTGAAGCGGCCGGAAGTGGAAAAGGCGCTGGTATTTGCCAACCGCCGGGATCAGTGCCGCGACCTGGAAGAAGATCTGAGGAACCAGGGCGTCAAAGTTGCCCTGATGTCAGGCGAAATAGCCCAGAACAAGCGCCTCAAAACCCTGGACCAGTTCAAAAAAGGCAGCATCCAGGTCCTGGTGGCCACCGATGTGGCTGGCCGTGGTATTCACGTCAACGGCGTCACCCACGTTTTCAACTACAATCTGCCTGATAATGCCGAAGATTATGTGCACCGGATTGGCCGCACAGGCAGGGCTGGCAAACACGGGGTTTCTATCAGTTTTGCAGGTGAGGATGACTCGTTCGCGCTTCCCGCCATCGAAACCTACATCAGCCAGAAGCTGAAGACTGCCGTGCCCGATGAGGCGCTCATGGCGCCGATGGACAATCCGCCAATTACCCGCAAGCGCGGTCGTCGCCCGCAGGGTGGCGGTGGACGTGGTCAGGCTGGGCGCAATCAGCGTCAGCGCAGGAACTGACAGGGCCGAATATCACCATGTTGATCGTAGCAGACGAAAACATTCCCTTACTGGATTCCTTTTTCGGCGATATCGGCGAAATTCGCCGGGTATCCGGCCGTTCCATGTCGAACGAGGATGTCCGGGATGCCGATATCGTGCTGGTTCGTTCCGTAACCAGGGTAAATCGTGAGCTCCTGGAGG
This region includes:
- a CDS encoding DEAD/DEAH box helicase, with the protein product MTSDPKHTGDLRFSDLNLDKRLLDAITAIGFEYCTPIQAETLPWTLACEDLIGQAQTGTGKTAAFLITAIQSLLETPIPEKDRFASEPRVLALAPTRELAMQIAKDAEQLCQHTGHNVVTVVGGMNYDKQRDQLQNEIVDILVATPGRLIDFLGSQDVFLDQLDILILDEADRMLDMGFIPDVKRIIRKCTPKEERQTLLFSATFNQDVLNLASMWTSNAEFVEIEPEQKTAERVEQTVYLVGDDEKLPVLVNFLKRPEVEKALVFANRRDQCRDLEEDLRNQGVKVALMSGEIAQNKRLKTLDQFKKGSIQVLVATDVAGRGIHVNGVTHVFNYNLPDNAEDYVHRIGRTGRAGKHGVSISFAGEDDSFALPAIETYISQKLKTAVPDEALMAPMDNPPITRKRGRRPQGGGGRGQAGRNQRQRRN